The sequence TCTCCAGATCGGCCTCGCCGCGCTGTTCGTCGCGGCGATCTCGTCGCGCGGGCGTCGTCGCTCGCTGCTGTGACGCCGGCGCCGCCCGGGCCGCGCGCCCGGGCGGCACGATTCAACGTCCCGGTAACCCAAGGGCCTACGTCGCGTGACATCGCCGCGAGTAGCGTCCGACCATGATCCTGGCGGACCTGCAGTCACGGCTGCGCATCGCGCTGACCAACACGCTGGTGGAGGAGTGGACGCTGTTCACCCCGACCACGGGCACCAGCAGCCCGAGCGTGCGGACCATCGCGTTCCACCTGGGCTGGTACCTGCGCCAGACGGTCGAGCGCACGTGGGACGTCGACAGCGAGTACGACCGCTCGGGCGCGATGCTCGAGTCCTCCGTGCAGCTCTCCGGCGAGACCCAGGTGCCCAACCTGATCGTCCACCACCGCGGCCAGCTGGGCCCGGAGCACAACCTCATGCTGGTCCACGTCGAGGTCGAGCCCGTGTCCGACGAGGCCGCGGGGCCCGGCCTCAGCGCGGCCCAGGCCCTGCAGCGCCGGTTCGGGTACCGGTACGCCATGCTGCTGGACCTGCGGCTGCACACCGAGGGCCGGCGCGCGTCGGTCACGCCGTACTGGCACTGGACCTCGCTCGAGACCGGCCCCGCGACGCCCGACCCCGTGCCCGTCTACACCCCGCGCGTGCTCGCGGAGATCACCGAGCGCGCTCGTCGGGCGGGCGACTGAGGCGTCAGGAGACGGTGATCGGCGGGACGGCCACCGACTGCGCGCCCACCGTGACCGCGCGGGACGCGTCGCGGTACCCGCCGGTGTACGGGTCGCGGACGTAGACCCGCCACGAGCCGGCCGGCACGCCCGGCACCCGGTAGCGCCCCTCGTCGTCCGTGGTCACGCGCGCGGACACCGCACCCTGCGCCGTCCCGACGACGACCTGCACCCCGACGACGCCGCGCCCCGCGTGCCGCACGACGCCGCCCACCGCGACACCGCTCGTCGGACGCACGCCGCCCGCCCACAGGTCGGCGCTCGCACCCGCCATGGCACCCGACGAGCGCGTCGCCCGCAGCGTGCGCACCGCGACGACCGAGCCCTGCCGCGCGTCCACCGTGGTGCGCGCCAGGAGCGTGAAGTGCTCGTCCAGGACGTCGACGCGCACCCGCCCGGTCGCCAGCCCGGAGAGCCGGTACCGCCCGTCCACGCCCGTGACGGCGTCCGCGCTCCCGTACCGGTCGAGGTTGTCCGCGTGCACGAAGACGCCCGCGACCGGCTTGCCGTGCCCGTCGACCACCCTGCCGCTGAGGAACGCCGCCGCGACGGTCCGGACGACCACTCTCGTCGCGCCGCCCTGCACGACCGCCACCGCCCGCGCGTCGGGCTCGCGCACCGTGTCGCCCGAGTAGGTGGTCAGGAAGCGCGTGCCCCAGCTGTCGGCCTTGAGCACGTAGCGGCCGGGGGAGCGGTCGGTGAGGACCCAGGCCCCGTTGGGGGCCGTCCGCGTCGTCGGGGACCAGGTGGTCCCCGCGGCCCGACGGGCGGAGACCCACGCGTCCGGAACGGCCCCGGCACCGCGCAGGACCTTGCCGTGCAGGGCGGCGTCCACCCGCGGCCGCAGCGTCACGTCGACGTCCGACGAGCCCACGGCGACCTGGCGCCGCACCGTGACCGGACCGGACGCCGAGGGGACCGTCACCTCGAGCACGAAGGTCCCGCGCGGGACGCGCGGGAACGCTGCCCGGCCCAGCCCGTTCGTCCACCGGGTCCCCGCGTACGTGCCCGGGCTGCTCGCGGTCGACCGCATGGCGACCTCGTGCAGCACGACGTCCGCGCCGCTCGTCGTCTCCACGTGCACGCCGACCGTGCGCGACGGCGCGGCGACCGCGGACGTCCCCGCCAGCCCGACCGTCCCGAGGGCCACGGCGAGCGCGGCCAGCACCGCCCATGCTCGCTTCACGACGACCTCCGGCTCCGGCACGCCCCGCTGCGCACCCCTCGCCCCATGGTCGCAAACAGGACAACTCGGGCGCGAGTCGCCGGCCGGGTGATCCCGACGCCGGGCTCAGGCCAGGCGGGGGAGCACCTGGTCGTGCTCGAGCACGCCGCGGAACGGGTCCCCGCGCTCCGCGACGCGGTCGAGCACCGTACGGACGGTGAACGCGTCGGGACGCAGCCAGTCCTCGTCGAGCTCGTCCCACGTGATCGGCGCGGACACGGGCGCCCCCGCGGCCGCGCGCGGGCTGTACGGCGCGACGAGGGTCTTGTTGATCGCGTTCTGCGTGTAGTCCAGCCGGGCCCGCCCGCCGCGCTCCCGCACCTCCCAGCGCCAGCTCACCAGGTCGGGGATCACCGCACCGACCGTGCGGGAGAGGCGTTCGACCCACGCGCGGGTCTCGTCGAAACCCGGTCCGCTCGCGATCGGCACCCACACCTGGATGCCTCGTCGGCCCGTGACCTTGGGGTACGCCCGGACGCCGAGGTGCGCGAACGCGTCCCGGTGCAGCCGCGCCATGAGCAGCAGGTCGTCCCAGGTGGTCGTCGGCCCCGGGTCCAGGTCGACGAGCGCGTACGTCGGGCTCTGCGGCGCCTCGGTGCGTGAGGTCCACGCGTGCCACTCGAGCGCCCCGAAGTTCGCCGCCCACACCAGCGCGGCCGGCTCGTCGACCACGAGGTAGGTGCTCGTCTCGTCGGCGTCGGCCTCCGGGTTGTCCCAGCGCGCCAGCCAGTCGGGCGCGTGGCCTGGAAGCTGCTTGTGCCAGAAGCCGCGCTGCCCCGCTCCCTGCGGGTAGCGGTGCATGTTGAGCGCGCGCCCGCGCAGGTACGGCACCGCGACCGGGGCGACGCGCGCCGCGTACCGCACGAGCTCGCGCTTGGTCACCGGCGGCTCGTCGCCGCGTGCGGGGAACAGCACCTTGTCGAGGTTGGTGAGCCGCAGCGTCCGGCCGAACACGTCCCACGCGCCCGCGGCGCCGAGCTCGTCGAGCGCCGCGAGCTCGTCGTCGGACGGCCCCGCGACCGTCGGGTGCAGCTCGACCGAGGCCTGCGCCGCCGGCAGGTCCGAGCGCCACACCCGGTCCGGGTCGGCCTTGACCTCGTCGTTCGTGCGCCCGCTCACCACCGACGTCGGGTGGTCCTCCGCGTCCCAGCCGTCGACCGCGTGCTCGTCGTTCTTGTGGAGCATCAGCCACTGCTCCTTGCCGTGGTCCGCCGCATCGCCACGTCGTACCAGCAGGACGTGCCCGCGCAGCCGCGTGCCGTGCAGCTCCGCGTGCAGCTCACCGGCCGCGACCTCGGCGGCCGGGTCGTCGCTCTTGGACGGGACCCACGTGCCGCGGTCCCACACGATCACGTCCCCGCCGCCGTACTGCTTCGCGGGGATGACGCCCTCGAAGTCCGCGTACTCGAGCGGGTGGTCCTCGACGTGCACGGCCAGCCGCCGCGCCTTCGGGTCGAGCGTCGGTCCGCGCGGGACCGCCCAGCTCACCAGGACCCCGTCGATCTCGAACCGGACGTCGTAGTGCAGCCGGCGCGCGCGGTGTCGCTGGACGACGAAGCGGCGCGCGCCGGTCCCCGAGGCATCCGGCTGCCCGCCCGCCGGCTCCGGGGTGCGCCCGAAGTCGCGCATCGACCGGTACGTCTCGAGCTCGCCCGACGACACCCCCTGCCGCAGCTTGCCCGGCATCCGCTCACCGCCCTCCGGGCCGTCGGATGCCGGCCCCGTCCCAGCGTGGCGCACGCGGGCGGGTCCGGCACTGCGGGCCGGGAACCGCGGACCTGCAGCCGGGCCGGCCGCCGGGCGCTCACCGGGCGCTCACCGGGACCGGGGTCGCGGTGCGGCGGCGATGGTGGAGCCAAGGGGACTCGAACCCCTAACCCCCTGCTTGCAAAGCAGGTGCGCTACCAATTGCGCCATGGCCCCGTGCGTCCCGTCAGCCGGGCGCGGGCATCTTCGAGCGAGTACCTCACTCGAAGGTGTCGGTGACCTCCGACCACAGGTCCCGCTCGTCACGGTCCTGCGCGACCTTCTGGTACACGACGTAGCCGACGGCGGCCAGGGCCACCAGGAGCAGGAGCTTCTTCATCGGGACCCCCACGGGTTGGGACTGCGTCGGGAGTGGGCCTAACAGGACTTGAACCTGTGACCTCTTCCTTATCAGGGAAGCGCTCTAACCGTCTGAGCTATAGGCCCGTCGCGCGCCGACTCGCAGCGCGCCGGACGAGACTACCCCAGCGCTGTCGTCCGGCCCAAACCGGGGCCGGGCCGACCTGGCGCTCGGGACGCCCCGTCCGTCAGCTCACTCGTCGGTCATCGTCACGTGCAGCCCGCCGACGAGCGCGGCGACGATGTTGTAGAGGAAAGCGCCGATCGTAGCCAGCGCGGTGAGCAGGAACACGTCGACCACCGCGATGAGCGTGGCGCCCGAGATCACGCGGTTGAACTGGACGTACTGCAGGATGTCGATCTGGCTCTCGTCACCGGTCACCTGACGCACCAGGTCGTCGATGTTGGTGAAGACGTGCATCCCGTTGAGCGTGTACCAGACCACGCCGACGGCGACGACGATCAGGATCCCGAACGCCACCGACATCAGGAACGACAGCTTCATCACCGACCACGGGTCGATGCGCGAGATCGCGAGGCGCACGCGACGCGGACCGCCGCCGGCGGCGACGGTCGCGATCCGTCCGGTCGCCGGGCGGGCCGACGAGCCGGCGCCCGTCTCCGTGCGCGGCGGGACCTGCGGGGCCGCCGCGGGGGACGTGGCCGTCGCCGGTCGCGTGGAGGTCGTGGTCATGGAGTCGTCCTCGGACTGGGGCCGCGTGGTGGCCGTGGAGATGGCTGCGGTCGTGGCGCCGGCCGCCTTCTTGAACCAGGAGGTCGTCTTGTCGACGGCCGTCGCCAGCGGCGTGGGCGGGTCCTGCTCCGCCGCGCCCCCGCCCGCCGGCGGCGCCGGGGGAGGAGGGACCGTGTCCTTCTCGCGCTGCGCCTCGGCCGACGAGCCCGTCGTCGGCCTGGCCGGAGCAGGTGCCGCGCTGGCGGCCCGCGGGGTTGTGCCCCCCTTGCCGCCCGACGAGCCGACCGTGCGCGCCGACGAGGTCGGCGCGGGGGTCGGCTTCTGCCGAGGCGGGATCGAGGGCGGTGCGGGGTCGGTCATGCATCCTCCGCGGACGTGTCAGGGGCCGTCTGCGACGGTCCGTCGGTGGCCGCAGCCGTGGCGCTGGGAGCACCGGGTCCTTCGACCACGGTACCGGCATCCTCGGGCTCCTGGCGTTCCGCGTTCCGCGCGACGGCGATGATCTTGTCGCCGTTGTCGGGCTTGGCGAAGATCACGCCCTGCGTCGTGCGGCCCGTCGCGTTCACCTCGGAGACCGCCGAGCGCACCACCTTGCCGCGCTCCATGATCACCAGGACCTCGTCGTCGGGGGCGACGACGAGCGCCCCGACCAGCAGGCCGTTCTGCTCCGGCAGGTTGGCCACCCGGATGCCGTAGCCGTTGCGGCCCTGCTGGCGGTAGTTCTCCACGGTGAGCGCGGTGCGCTTCGCGATACCGCCCTCGGTGACCGTGAACAGGAACGCGTCCTCGCGCACGACGTCCGCGGCGAGCAGCTCGTCCTCGTCGCGGAACTTCATCCCCGTGACGCCGCTGGTCGCGCGGCCCATCGGCCGCAGCTGCTCGTCGTCCGCCGTGAACCGGATCGACTGGCCGACGCGCGAGACCAGGATCAGGTCCTGGTCGGAGTCGACCAGGCGTGCGGCCACCAGCTCGTCCGGCCGGCCCTCGTCGTCCTCGCGCAGGTTGATCGCGATGACGCCGCCGGACCGGTTGGAGTCGTAGTCCGCGAGCCGGGTCTTCTTCACCAGGCCGCGCTTCGTGGCCAGGACCAGGTACTCCGCCTGGTCGTAGTCCCGCAGCGCGAGCACCTGGGCGATCCGCTCGTCGGGCTGGAAGGCGAGCAGGTTGGCGACGTGCTGGCCCTTCGCGTCCCGGCCGCCTTCGGGCAGCTCGTACGCCTTCGCCCGGTAGACGCGGCCCAGGTTCGTGAAGAACAGCAGCCAGTGGTGCGTCGTCGTGACGAAGAAGTGGTCCACCAGGTCGTCCTCGCGCAGCTGCGCGCCCTTGACGCCCTTGCCACCGCGGCGCTGCGCCCGGTAGTTGTCGCTGCGCGTGCGCTTGGCGTAGCCGCCGCGGGTGATGGTGACGACCATCTCCTCCTCGGCGATGAGGTCCTCGACGCTGACCTCGCCGTCGAACGGCAGGATCCGGGTGCGCCGCTCGTCGCCGTACTTGTCGACGATCTCCGCGAGCTCGTCGGACACGATCTCGCGCTGCCGCTGCTCGGAGGCGAGGATCTCGAGGTAGCCCTTGATCTGCGTCTCGAGCTCGGCGTACCGGTCCAGGATCTCCTGGCGCTGCAGCGCGGCCAGGCGGCGCAGCTGCAGGTTGAGGATCGCGTTGGCCTGCACCTCGTCGACGTCGAGCAGCGCCATCAGGCCCGTGCGGGCCTCGTCGGCGTCGGGGGAGCGGCGGATGAGCGCGATGACCTCGTCGAGCGCGTCGAGCGCCTTGAGGTAGCCGCGGTAGATGTGGATCTGCTCCTCCGCCTTGCGCAGGCGGTACGCCGTGCGCCGGCGGATGACGTCGAGCTGGTGCGCGGTCCAGTGCCGCACGAACGCGTCGATGCTGAGCGTGCGCGGCACGCCGTCGACGAGCGCGAGCATGTTGGCGCCGAACGTGTCCTGCAGCTGCGTGTGCTTGTACAGGTTGTTCAGCACGACCTTCGCGACCGCGTCGCGCTTGAGCACGATCACCAGGCGCTGACCCGTGCGGCCCGAGGTCTCGTCGCGGATGTCCGCGATCCCGCCGACCTTGTTCTCGCGGACCAGGTCCGCGATCTTCTTGGCCAGCGCGTCCGGGTTCACCTGGTACGGGAGCTCGGTCACGACGAGGCAGATGCGGCCCTGGATCTCCTCGACCTCGACGACCGCGCGCATCGTGATCGAGCCGCGGCCCGTGCGGTAGGCGTCCTCGATGCCCCGGTGGCCCAGGATCGTCGCCGACGTGGGGAAGTCGGGACCCTTGATGCGCTCCATGAGCGCCTCGAGCAGCTCCTCGTTCGACGCCTCGGGGTGGTCGAGGTGCCACTGCACACCCGCCGCCACCTCGCGCAGGTTGTGCGGCGGGATGTTGGTGGCCATGCCGACCGCGATGCCCGCCGAGCCGTTGACCAGCAGGTTCGGGAACCGCGCCGGCAGGACCTGCGGCTCCTGCGTCCGGCCGTCGTAGTTGTCGCCGAACTCGACCGTGTCCTCGTCGATGTCCCGCACCATCTCCATGGCGAGCGGGGCCATCTTGCACTCGGTGTACCGCGGGGCGGCCGCCGGGTCGTCGCCGGGGGAGCCGAAGTTGCCCTGGCCGGAGACGAGCGGGTAACGCATCGACCAGTCCTGCACCAGGCGGACCAGGGCGTCGTAGATCGCCGTGTCGCCGTGCGGGTGGTACTTGCCCATGACGTCGCCGACGACGCGGCTGCACTTCGAGAACTGGCGGTCGGGGCGGTACCCGCCGTCGTACATCGCGTACAGGACGCGGCGGTGCACGGGCTTGAGCCCGTCGCGCACGTCGGGGAGCGCGCGCCCGACGATGACCGCCATCGCGTAGTCCAGGTACGACCGCTGCATCTCGAGCTGCAGGTCGACCTGGTCGATCCGGCCGTGCTCGATGCCGTCGCCGTTCGGGATGTCCGTCACGTCAGTCCTTCGTCAGTTTCGTGGTCGCGCGGGTTCGTGGGGCTCGCTCGTCGTATCCAGGACGACGAGCGGCGCCTCTAAATACTCTGCCTATGTCGATATCTTGCGGGGCTCGCTTCGCTCACTCCTCAGATATCGAGGAACCGGACGTCCTTGGCGTTCCGCTGGATGAAGGAACGACGAGCCTCGACGTCCTCGCCCATGAGGACCGAGAAGATCTCGTCCGCCGCGGCCGCCTCGTCGAGCGTCACCTGCAGGAGCGTGCGGTGCTCGGGGGACATGGTCGTCTCCCACAGCTCCGAGTAGTCCATCTCGCCCAGGCCCTTGTAGCGCTGGATCGAGTTCTCCTTGGGCAGCCGCTTGCCGGCGGCCTGGCCCTCGGCGACGTACGCGTCCCGCTCCCGGTCGGTGTACACGTAGTCGTGCTCCGCGTTGGACCACTTGATGCGGTACAGCGGCGGCTGCGCCATGTACACGTGCCCGTGCTTGATGAGCTCCGGCATGTACCGGAACAGGAGGGTCAGCAGCAGCGTGCGGATGTGCTGGCCGTCGACGTCGGCGTCGGCCATGAGCACGATCTTGTGGTACCGCAGCTTGGCGAGGTCGAAGTCCTCGCCGATCCCGGTGCCGAAGGCCGTGATCAGCGCCTGGACCTCCTGGTTGGACAGCGCCCGGTCCAGGCGCGCGCGCTCGACGTTGAGGATCTTCCCGCGGATCGGCAGGATCGCCTGCGTGCGCGGGTTGCGACCCCGGACCGCGGAGCCGCCGGCCGAGTCGCCCTCGACGATGAAGACCTCGCACTCCTCCGGGCGGTTGGACTGGCAGTCCTTGAGCTTGCCCGGCATGCCGCCCGACTCGAGCAGACCCTTGCGCCGCGTCGCCTCGCGCGCCTTGCGGGCCGCCATGCGGGCGGACGCCGCCTGGATGGACTTGCGGATCACGTCCCGCGCCTCGTTCGGGTGCGAGTCGAGCCAGTCACCGAGCTGCTCGTTCACCACGCGCTGCACGAAGGTCTTGGCCTCGGTGTTGCCGAGCTTGGTCTTCGTCTGGCCCTCGAACTGCGGCTCGCCGAGCTTGATGGAGATGACCGCCGTGAGCCCCTCGCGGATGTCCTCACCCGTGAGGTTCTCGTCCTTGTCCTTGAGGATGCCCTTGTCCCGCGCGTACCGGTTGATCAGGCCGGTCATCGCCGCACGGAAGCCCTCCTCGTGCGTGCCGCCCTCGGTGGTCGCGATCGTGTTGGCGTACGCATGGACCGACTCCGAGTAGGCCGTGGTCCACTGCAGCGCGATCTCGACCGAGATCTTCTTGTCCTTGTCCTCGGACTCGAACGCGATGACCTCGGGGTTCACCACCTCGACCTTCTTGGTCGAGTTGAGGTGCTTGACGTAGTCGAGCAGCCCGTCGTCGTACTTGTACGTGACGACGCGTGCCTCGGTCTCCTCCTCGTCGCCCGCGACCTCGTTGCCGGTGTCCAGGTGCTCCGGACGCTCGTCGGTCAGCGTGATCTGCAGGCCCTTGTTGAGGAAGGCGTACTGCTGGAACCGTGCCCGCAGGGTCTCGAAGTCGAAGTCGACGGTCTCGAAGATCGCCGGGTCCGGCCAGAACGTCTGCTGCGTGCCCGTGTCGCTCGTCGCCTCGCCCCGGCGGATCTCGCCGACCGGGTGGCCGCCGTCCGCGAAGTCCATCTCCCACGCGTAGCCGTCGCGCCGGACCACGGACTCCACGCGGGTCGAGAGGGCGTTGACCACCGAGATGCCGACGCCGTGCAGTCCGCCGGAGACCGCGTAGCCGCCGCCGCCGAACTTCCCGCCGGCGTGCAGGATCGTCATGACGACCTCGAGCGTGGGCTTGCCCTCGGTCGGGTGGAGCTCGACCGGGATGCCGCGGCCGTTGTCGACCACCCGCACACCGCCGTCGGCGCGCAGCGTCACCTCGATGTGGTCGCAGTAGCCGGCCAGCGCCTCGTCGACCGAGTTGTCCACCACCTCGTAGACCAGGTGGTGCAGCCCGCGCTCGCCGGTGGAGCCGATGTACATGCCCGGGCGCTTGCGCACCGCCTCCAGGCCTTCGAGGACGGTGATCGCGGAGGCGTCGTAGCTGCTGCCGGACTCGGGCTGGGGGCTGGGCTGCTCGGCCACGCGGGTGGTACTCCTCAAGGTCGCAGACGCGCCGGAGCGGGCCGCCCGGCCGCGAGGAGGGCAGATCACTCCGTGACGCTGGAGTTCCGGGCACCAAGGCGCCAGGAATGACCCTAGAAGTCTACCTGTCCGCAGGCCCCGGACCCCCCGAACCACGCGGTACCGGTGGTCGAGCGGTGGAGGAGCGGTGGACGGCTGGCACGCCACGGGGGTCCGCACTCGTCCCCGGCTCCCGTGCAGCCCCACCGGTGACTCCACCGGTACTCCACCCTGGCGCACCCGCGGCTCACCCGTAGGTGTCGCGCACCCCGCGGCCCGGCACGCTCCGCGGGCCCCGGGAGAACCCTGGCCCGCCCGGCCCCTGCACCTCGATCTGGACGACGACGCCCTCGCCCAGCGCCTCGCCGAGCGTGCGCAGCATCGTCGGGACCGCCCACCGCAGGTTGGTGGCCCACGCCGTGGACTCCGCGCGCATCGTCAGCACGCCGGCGTCGAACGACACGTAGGCGGCGCGCGCCGCGACCTCCTCGCCGAACAGCTCCGGCCACCGCGCCTGGATCGTCCCCGCCGTCACCCCGGGGGTCCACGCGAGCTGTCCGACGAGCGCGTCGAGCGACTCGGCGACCGTGCGCGGGTCCCGGCCCCCCGGCCGCGCGTCCCCGAGCTGGACCTCCGACCGCCGGCCGCGCGGGGCGTCCCCCGGACGCAGGCCCCGGCGCCGCGCGCTCTCCTTCGCCCGGCCCAGCGCGGCCGCGGCGACCGCCCGCTCCGGGGTGAGCTCGACGAGCTCGCGCAGGGGTCGGGCGTCGGCGGGCGCCTCGTCAGAGGACACGCGCCACCTCACCACCCATGACGTCGACGCGGGCTCCGGCCAACGGCTCGGGCACGTCCTGCGCGACCGCGGCGGTGATGAGTACCTGACGTCCGGGGGCGACGAGCTCGGCCAACCGGTCGCGCCGGCGCGCGTCGAGCTCCGCGAAGACGTCGTCGAGCACCAGTACGGGCTCGGCGTCCGCGGACTCGTGCTGACCGCCCTCGGTGAGCACGCGCCAGGACGCGAGCCGCAGCGCCAGCGCGAACGACCACGACTCGCCATGGCTCGCGTAGCCCTTGGCCGGCAGGTCGGCGAGCGTCAGGACCAGGTCGTCACGGTGCGGTCCGACGAGGCACACGCCGCGCTCGATCTCCTTCGGCCGCAGCCGCCCCATCGCCTCGAGGAGCTGGGCCTCGACCAGGTCGACGCCGGCCTCCGCGGGGGCGGGCCCCTGGTCCTCGAGCACCGCGTCGAGGGACGCGCGGTAGGCGATCCGTGCGGCGCCCTGCCCCGCGCTGACCTGCTCGTACGCCGCCGCGACGTGGGGCGCGAGGTCCCGCACCAGAGCCCGCCGCTCGACGACGAGGCGCGCGCCGAGCTGGGCCAGCTTCGCGTCCCACACGTCCAGCGTGCGCAGGTCGGAGCCCTGCCGGGCCCGCGCGGCCGCGCCGGCCGACTTCAGCAGCGCCGACCGCTGGCGCAGCACCCGCTCGTAGTCCTGCACGGTCGCCGCGACGCGCGGCGCGAGCTGCACCAGCAGCGCGTCGAGGAACGAGCGCCGTCCGTCCGGGTCGCCCTTGACCAGCGCCAGGTCCTCGGGCGCGAAGAGCACCGTGCGCAGCATGCCCAGCACGTCGCGCGCCCGCACCGGGCTCCCGCCGTTGACGCGCGCGCGGTTGGCCTTGCCCGGCGTGATCTCGACCTCGACGACCGTCGCGCGCGGCCGGCCGGGCTCCAGCTCCCGGACGATCTTGGTCCCGACCACCGCGCGCGCCGTCCCCG is a genomic window of Cellulomonas fulva containing:
- a CDS encoding carboxypeptidase-like regulatory domain-containing protein, encoding MPEPEVVVKRAWAVLAALAVALGTVGLAGTSAVAAPSRTVGVHVETTSGADVVLHEVAMRSTASSPGTYAGTRWTNGLGRAAFPRVPRGTFVLEVTVPSASGPVTVRRQVAVGSSDVDVTLRPRVDAALHGKVLRGAGAVPDAWVSARRAAGTTWSPTTRTAPNGAWVLTDRSPGRYVLKADSWGTRFLTTYSGDTVREPDARAVAVVQGGATRVVVRTVAAAFLSGRVVDGHGKPVAGVFVHADNLDRYGSADAVTGVDGRYRLSGLATGRVRVDVLDEHFTLLARTTVDARQGSVVAVRTLRATRSSGAMAGASADLWAGGVRPTSGVAVGGVVRHAGRGVVGVQVVVGTAQGAVSARVTTDDEGRYRVPGVPAGSWRVYVRDPYTGGYRDASRAVTVGAQSVAVPPITVS
- a CDS encoding DUF3566 domain-containing protein, producing the protein MTDPAPPSIPPRQKPTPAPTSSARTVGSSGGKGGTTPRAASAAPAPARPTTGSSAEAQREKDTVPPPPAPPAGGGAAEQDPPTPLATAVDKTTSWFKKAAGATTAAISTATTRPQSEDDSMTTTSTRPATATSPAAAPQVPPRTETGAGSSARPATGRIATVAAGGGPRRVRLAISRIDPWSVMKLSFLMSVAFGILIVVAVGVVWYTLNGMHVFTNIDDLVRQVTGDESQIDILQYVQFNRVISGATLIAVVDVFLLTALATIGAFLYNIVAALVGGLHVTMTDE
- the gyrB gene encoding DNA topoisomerase (ATP-hydrolyzing) subunit B, which codes for MAEQPSPQPESGSSYDASAITVLEGLEAVRKRPGMYIGSTGERGLHHLVYEVVDNSVDEALAGYCDHIEVTLRADGGVRVVDNGRGIPVELHPTEGKPTLEVVMTILHAGGKFGGGGYAVSGGLHGVGISVVNALSTRVESVVRRDGYAWEMDFADGGHPVGEIRRGEATSDTGTQQTFWPDPAIFETVDFDFETLRARFQQYAFLNKGLQITLTDERPEHLDTGNEVAGDEEETEARVVTYKYDDGLLDYVKHLNSTKKVEVVNPEVIAFESEDKDKKISVEIALQWTTAYSESVHAYANTIATTEGGTHEEGFRAAMTGLINRYARDKGILKDKDENLTGEDIREGLTAVISIKLGEPQFEGQTKTKLGNTEAKTFVQRVVNEQLGDWLDSHPNEARDVIRKSIQAASARMAARKAREATRRKGLLESGGMPGKLKDCQSNRPEECEVFIVEGDSAGGSAVRGRNPRTQAILPIRGKILNVERARLDRALSNQEVQALITAFGTGIGEDFDLAKLRYHKIVLMADADVDGQHIRTLLLTLLFRYMPELIKHGHVYMAQPPLYRIKWSNAEHDYVYTDRERDAYVAEGQAAGKRLPKENSIQRYKGLGEMDYSELWETTMSPEHRTLLQVTLDEAAAADEIFSVLMGEDVEARRSFIQRNAKDVRFLDI
- a CDS encoding DUF721 domain-containing protein, which gives rise to MSSDEAPADARPLRELVELTPERAVAAAALGRAKESARRRGLRPGDAPRGRRSEVQLGDARPGGRDPRTVAESLDALVGQLAWTPGVTAGTIQARWPELFGEEVAARAAYVSFDAGVLTMRAESTAWATNLRWAVPTMLRTLGEALGEGVVVQIEVQGPGGPGFSRGPRSVPGRGVRDTYG
- a CDS encoding DLW-39 family protein, producing the protein MKKLLLLVALAAVGYVVYQKVAQDRDERDLWSEVTDTFE
- the gyrA gene encoding DNA gyrase subunit A: MTDIPNGDGIEHGRIDQVDLQLEMQRSYLDYAMAVIVGRALPDVRDGLKPVHRRVLYAMYDGGYRPDRQFSKCSRVVGDVMGKYHPHGDTAIYDALVRLVQDWSMRYPLVSGQGNFGSPGDDPAAAPRYTECKMAPLAMEMVRDIDEDTVEFGDNYDGRTQEPQVLPARFPNLLVNGSAGIAVGMATNIPPHNLREVAAGVQWHLDHPEASNEELLEALMERIKGPDFPTSATILGHRGIEDAYRTGRGSITMRAVVEVEEIQGRICLVVTELPYQVNPDALAKKIADLVRENKVGGIADIRDETSGRTGQRLVIVLKRDAVAKVVLNNLYKHTQLQDTFGANMLALVDGVPRTLSIDAFVRHWTAHQLDVIRRRTAYRLRKAEEQIHIYRGYLKALDALDEVIALIRRSPDADEARTGLMALLDVDEVQANAILNLQLRRLAALQRQEILDRYAELETQIKGYLEILASEQRQREIVSDELAEIVDKYGDERRTRILPFDGEVSVEDLIAEEEMVVTITRGGYAKRTRSDNYRAQRRGGKGVKGAQLREDDLVDHFFVTTTHHWLLFFTNLGRVYRAKAYELPEGGRDAKGQHVANLLAFQPDERIAQVLALRDYDQAEYLVLATKRGLVKKTRLADYDSNRSGGVIAINLREDDEGRPDELVAARLVDSDQDLILVSRVGQSIRFTADDEQLRPMGRATSGVTGMKFRDEDELLAADVVREDAFLFTVTEGGIAKRTALTVENYRQQGRNGYGIRVANLPEQNGLLVGALVVAPDDEVLVIMERGKVVRSAVSEVNATGRTTQGVIFAKPDNGDKIIAVARNAERQEPEDAGTVVEGPGAPSATAAATDGPSQTAPDTSAEDA
- the ligD gene encoding non-homologous end-joining DNA ligase LigD codes for the protein MPGKLRQGVSSGELETYRSMRDFGRTPEPAGGQPDASGTGARRFVVQRHRARRLHYDVRFEIDGVLVSWAVPRGPTLDPKARRLAVHVEDHPLEYADFEGVIPAKQYGGGDVIVWDRGTWVPSKSDDPAAEVAAGELHAELHGTRLRGHVLLVRRGDAADHGKEQWLMLHKNDEHAVDGWDAEDHPTSVVSGRTNDEVKADPDRVWRSDLPAAQASVELHPTVAGPSDDELAALDELGAAGAWDVFGRTLRLTNLDKVLFPARGDEPPVTKRELVRYAARVAPVAVPYLRGRALNMHRYPQGAGQRGFWHKQLPGHAPDWLARWDNPEADADETSTYLVVDEPAALVWAANFGALEWHAWTSRTEAPQSPTYALVDLDPGPTTTWDDLLLMARLHRDAFAHLGVRAYPKVTGRRGIQVWVPIASGPGFDETRAWVERLSRTVGAVIPDLVSWRWEVRERGGRARLDYTQNAINKTLVAPYSPRAAAGAPVSAPITWDELDEDWLRPDAFTVRTVLDRVAERGDPFRGVLEHDQVLPRLA
- the recF gene encoding DNA replication/repair protein RecF (All proteins in this family for which functions are known are DNA-binding proteins that assist the filamentation of RecA onto DNA for the initiation of recombination or recombinational repair.), whose protein sequence is MYVAHLHLTDFRSYPHVELELDPGITALVGPNGQGKTNLVEAIGYVATLGSHRVPTDAALVRAGTARAVVGTKIVRELEPGRPRATVVEVEITPGKANRARVNGGSPVRARDVLGMLRTVLFAPEDLALVKGDPDGRRSFLDALLVQLAPRVAATVQDYERVLRQRSALLKSAGAAARARQGSDLRTLDVWDAKLAQLGARLVVERRALVRDLAPHVAAAYEQVSAGQGAARIAYRASLDAVLEDQGPAPAEAGVDLVEAQLLEAMGRLRPKEIERGVCLVGPHRDDLVLTLADLPAKGYASHGESWSFALALRLASWRVLTEGGQHESADAEPVLVLDDVFAELDARRRDRLAELVAPGRQVLITAAVAQDVPEPLAGARVDVMGGEVARVL